One window of the Bacteroidia bacterium genome contains the following:
- the ffh gene encoding signal recognition particle protein, with protein sequence MFENLADKLEKSFKLLKGEGRITEINVAETLKEVRRALLDADVNYKIAKTFTDLVKEKALGQDVLKSVKPGQMLIKIVHDELASLMGGQRVDINIKGNPTVILMSGLQGSGKTTFSAKLANYLTTKKGRTVLLAACDVYRPAAIEQLKVLGEQISVPVYSQEGNMNAVKIAQDAIKEAKLKGINTVIIDTAGRLAIDEQMMNEIAAIKQAVSPEEILFVVDSMTGQDAVNTAKEFNERLDFNGVVLTKLDGDTRGGAALSIKSIVNKPIKFVGTGEKIDALDVFYPERMADRILGMGDIVSLVERAQEQYDVEEARKLQKKIAKNQFSFDDFLSQIQQIKKMGNVKELASMIPGMGKALKNVDIDDNAFKSIEAIIRAMTPEERSNPVIINGSRRKRIATGSGTDIQEVNRLIKQFDETRRMMKMFSGGNNKLKNAMRNMQQPK encoded by the coding sequence ATGTTTGAAAATTTAGCAGACAAACTCGAAAAATCGTTCAAATTACTTAAGGGCGAAGGACGTATAACAGAAATCAACGTAGCCGAAACACTTAAAGAGGTTCGCAGAGCTTTACTTGATGCCGACGTAAATTATAAAATTGCAAAGACTTTTACAGATCTTGTTAAAGAAAAAGCTTTAGGTCAGGATGTATTAAAGTCTGTGAAACCCGGACAGATGTTAATAAAAATTGTACACGACGAACTTGCTTCATTAATGGGCGGTCAACGTGTTGACATTAATATTAAAGGAAATCCTACTGTAATTTTAATGTCGGGTTTACAAGGTTCAGGTAAAACTACTTTCTCTGCTAAGCTTGCTAACTATTTAACAACAAAAAAAGGACGTACTGTTTTGTTGGCTGCATGCGACGTTTACCGTCCTGCTGCTATCGAACAATTAAAAGTTCTTGGCGAACAGATATCTGTTCCTGTTTATAGCCAGGAAGGAAATATGAATGCTGTAAAAATTGCTCAGGATGCAATTAAAGAAGCAAAACTAAAAGGCATTAATACTGTAATTATAGATACAGCTGGTCGTTTGGCGATTGATGAGCAAATGATGAATGAAATTGCTGCAATTAAACAAGCAGTTTCACCTGAAGAAATTCTTTTTGTTGTTGACTCAATGACTGGTCAGGATGCTGTTAATACTGCCAAAGAATTTAACGAAAGATTAGATTTTAATGGAGTAGTTTTAACAAAACTTGATGGTGATACAAGAGGTGGTGCTGCATTATCTATTAAATCAATTGTAAATAAACCTATAAAGTTTGTAGGAACTGGTGAAAAAATTGATGCACTTGATGTTTTCTATCCTGAACGTATGGCCGACCGTATTTTAGGTATGGGTGATATAGTATCTTTGGTAGAACGCGCACAAGAACAATATGACGTAGAAGAAGCCAGAAAGCTACAAAAGAAAATTGCTAAAAATCAATTTAGCTTCGACGATTTCCTTTCTCAGATTCAGCAGATTAAAAAAATGGGTAACGTTAAAGAACTTGCTTCTATGATTCCGGGAATGGGCAAGGCACTTAAAAATGTTGACATTGACGACAATGCATTTAAAAGCATTGAAGCAATTATTCGTGCTATGACTCCAGAAGAACGAAGCAATCCGGTTATTATTAATGGTAGTCGTCGTAAACGTATCGCAACTGGAAGTGGAACAGACATACAGGAAGTGAATCGACTAATAAAACAATTTGACGAAACACGCAGAATGATGAAGATGTTTAGTGGCGGCAATAACAAATTGAAAAATGCAATGCGTAATATGCAACAACCGAAATAA
- a CDS encoding sigma-70 family RNA polymerase sigma factor, translated as MDQLYNSYSSKMYGVCLRYAKNRDDAQDLLHDGFIKVYTGLNEYKFEGSLEGWIRRIMVNTAINFYKRKSGHYFSEIDGNEEVFNGYEENIIEQISAAELLGYINEMPDGYRMVFNMYVIEGYQHNEIAEILGISDGTSKSQLMKARKYLMKKVKKEAYENVYGK; from the coding sequence TTGGATCAGCTTTACAACAGCTATTCCAGCAAGATGTACGGAGTTTGTTTGAGATATGCAAAAAATCGTGATGATGCTCAGGATTTACTTCACGATGGTTTTATTAAGGTTTATACAGGGTTGAATGAGTACAAGTTTGAAGGTTCTTTAGAAGGCTGGATAAGAAGAATTATGGTAAACACCGCAATTAACTTCTACAAACGTAAATCGGGGCATTATTTTTCTGAGATTGACGGTAATGAAGAAGTTTTTAACGGGTATGAAGAAAACATAATTGAGCAGATTTCTGCAGCAGAATTGCTTGGTTATATTAACGAAATGCCCGATGGTTACAGGATGGTGTTTAACATGTATGTGATTGAAGGATACCAACACAACGAAATTGCGGAAATACTCGGAATTTCTGATGGTACCTCAAAATCCCAGTTGATGAAGGCAAGAAAGTATCTTATGAAAAAAGTTAAAAAAGAGGCTTATGAAAACGTTTACGGAAAATAA
- a CDS encoding gliding motility-associated C-terminal domain-containing protein, whose amino-acid sequence MKTFTENNFDELFKEKFSNFGENPPESVLQRIKNTASNLPQQVPFWKKGGFFAGIGGAILLIFGVVLINSFSTNNEKVVLKNTLVNNVITDNITPENNVNENVAIENVNVINNNNEVKTEVEQDFNSVKVENNEIVVNTDKIDNNISKNLTTEEKSTNKNTFTGNNNNNNNQQPNLNFIVNVSIKAATCRKANGKATLASNDQTVKFFWTEFDSNSAIDFKDNLFSGTYKVKAVNANGNEKLFTVNIPDSGVIRTRFTHYEMTQTIGVPVYFTNKTTVDGNNFEQVESIYFKWYFGDGNTSNEANPEYYYKSTGPFVVALVAYNSVGCKDSVCSFPINIAGSDIDFPNVFTPNGDGESDVFKPIAKGITSFHCVIYNRNGNQVYEFSDPEQGWDGKINHGLQMATPGTYYYTIKGVGVDGKIINHKQFLDVRY is encoded by the coding sequence ATGAAAACGTTTACGGAAAATAATTTTGATGAACTTTTCAAAGAAAAGTTTTCAAATTTTGGAGAAAATCCTCCCGAAAGTGTTTTGCAACGCATTAAAAATACTGCATCAAATTTACCGCAACAAGTTCCATTCTGGAAAAAGGGTGGCTTCTTTGCAGGTATTGGTGGTGCTATATTATTAATTTTTGGAGTTGTATTAATTAATTCGTTTAGTACAAACAATGAAAAGGTAGTGCTAAAAAATACTTTAGTAAATAATGTTATAACTGATAATATTACACCTGAAAATAATGTCAATGAAAATGTTGCTATTGAAAATGTAAATGTTATAAATAATAATAATGAAGTTAAGACTGAAGTTGAACAAGATTTTAATTCTGTAAAAGTTGAAAATAATGAGATAGTAGTTAATACTGATAAAATTGACAATAATATTAGTAAGAATCTTACAACTGAAGAAAAATCAACTAATAAAAATACTTTTACTGGAAACAACAATAATAATAACAATCAACAGCCAAACCTAAATTTTATTGTTAATGTTAGTATTAAGGCTGCTACATGTCGTAAAGCAAACGGAAAGGCAACTCTTGCATCAAATGATCAGACTGTGAAATTTTTCTGGACAGAATTTGATTCAAATTCTGCAATTGATTTTAAGGACAACCTCTTTTCTGGTACTTATAAAGTAAAAGCAGTAAATGCTAATGGAAATGAAAAATTATTTACCGTTAATATTCCTGATAGTGGTGTAATAAGAACACGTTTTACTCATTATGAAATGACACAAACTATCGGTGTGCCTGTTTACTTTACAAATAAGACTACTGTAGATGGAAATAATTTCGAACAGGTAGAAAGTATATATTTTAAATGGTATTTTGGTGATGGAAATACTTCAAATGAAGCAAATCCTGAATATTATTATAAATCTACTGGACCATTTGTTGTTGCATTAGTTGCCTATAATTCAGTTGGCTGTAAAGATAGTGTTTGTTCTTTCCCAATTAATATTGCAGGTTCAGATATTGATTTTCCAAATGTGTTTACTCCAAATGGTGATGGCGAAAGTGATGTGTTTAAGCCAATAGCTAAAGGAATAACTTCATTCCATTGTGTTATATATAACAGAAATGGAAATCAAGTATATGAATTTTCTGATCCTGAGCAAGGTTGGGATGGTAAAATAAATCATGGCTTACAAATGGCCACCCCCGGAACATATTATTATACTATTAAAGGAGTTGGTGTTGATGGAAAAATAATAAATCACAAACAATTCTTAGATGTAAGATATTAA
- a CDS encoding T9SS type A sorting domain-containing protein, whose product MKNIITLFTIFCSLTLNAQDTLKIMTYNLLNYDELTSYCTLTNNNVNSKDGYLRNIFSYVKPDIFGVNELGSGNSTAQRLLDSVFNRNGVTWYRKANYVNSNSSTIVSTIYYDSRKVTLYSQNYLPTGVRDIMIYKFHYNSPDLSTLFDTVFFTCIQMHLKAGSTSADQTDRAAETLTLMNYLNAINSNNMGNVTVMGDFNVQSATETSFQNLINYTNSNIRFYDPVNKIGTWYNNSAYKLYHTQSTNTDVNNTCKASGGMDDRFDFILASFYIMNNIAKVQYVQNSYTAVGQDGNRFNQSINSPANYSVPSNVVSALANMSDHLPVTLKIKINQTAAISINDNNYKPQSIKFQNPISDNAEIEILSEHEDKYNITIYNQIGNIAAKYSFNITNGFNYLNIPTDYLLNGLYYINIAGKYKNSTIKVIKIK is encoded by the coding sequence TTGAAAAACATCATCACTTTATTTACGATTTTTTGTAGCTTGACTCTTAATGCTCAGGACACATTAAAAATAATGACCTACAATTTATTAAATTACGATGAGCTTACATCTTATTGCACTTTAACAAATAACAACGTAAACTCAAAAGACGGATATTTAAGAAATATATTCTCCTACGTTAAACCCGACATATTTGGGGTAAATGAATTGGGTTCGGGAAACTCAACTGCCCAACGCCTGCTTGACAGCGTTTTTAATCGTAACGGGGTTACCTGGTATAGAAAAGCAAATTATGTTAATTCAAATTCTTCAACAATTGTGAGTACAATATACTACGACTCAAGAAAGGTAACATTATACTCGCAAAATTACTTACCAACAGGAGTAAGAGATATAATGATTTATAAATTTCACTATAACAGTCCTGATTTATCAACTTTATTTGACACTGTTTTTTTTACTTGTATCCAGATGCATCTTAAAGCAGGATCAACGTCAGCTGATCAAACTGATAGAGCTGCCGAAACTCTTACTTTAATGAATTATCTTAATGCCATAAACAGCAATAATATGGGTAATGTTACAGTTATGGGAGATTTTAATGTTCAATCGGCAACTGAAACTAGTTTTCAAAATCTAATTAATTATACTAATTCAAATATAAGGTTTTACGACCCGGTAAATAAAATAGGTACATGGTATAATAACTCTGCATATAAGCTATATCACACACAAAGCACAAATACAGACGTAAATAATACATGTAAAGCCTCTGGCGGAATGGATGACAGATTTGATTTTATTCTAGCTTCATTTTATATAATGAATAACATTGCAAAAGTGCAATATGTACAAAATTCATACACAGCTGTGGGACAAGATGGCAACAGATTTAATCAAAGCATTAATAGTCCGGCCAATTATTCCGTGCCATCAAATGTTGTATCAGCACTGGCTAATATGTCTGATCACTTACCTGTAACATTAAAAATTAAGATCAACCAGACTGCTGCTATTAGCATAAATGACAATAACTATAAACCACAGTCAATTAAATTTCAGAACCCTATTTCCGATAATGCAGAGATAGAAATTCTTTCTGAACATGAAGACAAATATAATATAACAATATACAATCAAATAGGTAATATCGCAGCAAAATATTCATTCAATATTACAAACGGATTCAACTATTTAAATATCCCTACTGATTATTTATTAAATGGCTTATATTATATTAATATTGCCGGAAAGTATAAAAATTCTACTATCAAAGTAATTAAAATAAAGTAA
- a CDS encoding PAS domain-containing protein has translation MTDLFLSELPVAITVSDKDGKILYMNKKSAKVFENYGGEALIGTNLKDYHNQVSNSKIAEMLSNNTTNAYTIEKNGIKKMIYQAPWNENGKVMGMIEFSFEIPVSMNHFVRK, from the coding sequence ATGACTGACTTATTTTTATCTGAACTACCGGTTGCAATTACTGTTAGCGACAAAGATGGCAAGATTCTATATATGAATAAAAAATCTGCTAAAGTATTTGAGAATTACGGAGGCGAAGCTTTAATTGGAACTAATCTTAAAGATTATCACAATCAAGTTTCAAACAGTAAAATAGCCGAAATGCTATCAAATAACACTACCAATGCATATACAATTGAAAAAAACGGAATTAAAAAAATGATTTACCAGGCCCCATGGAATGAAAATGGAAAAGTTATGGGAATGATTGAATTTTCTTTTGAAATACCTGTATCAATGAATCACTTTGTAAGAAAATAA
- a CDS encoding tetratricopeptide repeat protein, whose translation MLFAANHNLVCGINDTLIINKINKLLKESRSNLGVNNEKVYKLSGEALALSRQNKLKDLEASSLNIFGYYYLYISEFDEAIKYFERSLLIYQTLKDTSGIANEHFMIGQGHFYKGNYKNAMTHYEFAYNLAKIKSDSSQQVSLLFEIGYVNYSQGNLKVALSFFQEGLTVAEKIPDGESKSNSLYNSIGDIYFEWGDYIKAKEYFNKALLVSRKIKSVQGEAYAINNIGNVYLKLMQFDLALENYNESKKIFQESGYKQGVAITLNNIGMTYEESGDNIKAIRFYEESIRIKKDIGDQVGVSKTYGVIADLLIKEGEYNQAISRIEKSQQIAIAIHLQTQIKDNYRTLSKAFKKLGDNEKALYYYEKFFALNDSLFNEETQKQFAEMQTRFETNQKQKEIELLHKEKTLKNIELSQKNEILTKQKTIILSVVFVLILVIIFSFVIYRQFRQKKIANEILKQQKEEISAQRDEISTQRDQIEIHRDEISVINKDLTASIRYALRIQQALLPDEVTINKMFGEHFLIYLPKDIVSGDFYWTSSRLETDGSTTIIIACADCTGHGVPGAFMSIVAMNLLEKAVHSEKLLHPSEVLNYITNGIHKLLRHSNSNSDLKDGMDIALCSLNRNNGKLEYAGARNPLVYISGGKLFELKGNKHFIGDAIGVNNFKGYTNHHVNLNKDDIIYMFTDGYADQFDGINRKKYMNSRLKELLHKNSHKSMEIQGEIILRTHFEWKQNQPQVDDILVLGIKV comes from the coding sequence GTGTTATTTGCTGCAAACCATAATCTTGTATGTGGCATTAATGATACTTTAATTATTAATAAAATTAATAAGCTGCTTAAAGAGTCGCGTTCAAACCTTGGTGTAAATAATGAAAAGGTTTATAAATTATCAGGTGAAGCATTGGCATTGTCCCGCCAGAATAAACTTAAAGATTTAGAAGCTTCGTCGTTAAATATCTTTGGTTATTACTATTTGTATATAAGTGAATTTGATGAAGCTATAAAATATTTTGAAAGATCGCTATTGATTTATCAAACTTTAAAAGATACTTCAGGCATAGCAAATGAGCATTTTATGATAGGACAAGGACATTTTTATAAAGGAAATTATAAAAATGCAATGACTCATTACGAATTTGCTTATAATCTCGCAAAAATCAAATCGGATAGTTCTCAACAGGTAAGCTTACTTTTTGAGATTGGTTATGTAAATTATTCTCAGGGAAACTTAAAGGTTGCATTATCATTTTTTCAGGAGGGATTAACAGTTGCAGAAAAGATTCCAGATGGTGAGTCGAAATCAAATTCACTATACAATAGTATTGGAGATATTTATTTTGAGTGGGGTGATTACATAAAAGCAAAAGAATATTTTAATAAAGCTTTATTGGTAAGTAGAAAAATAAAAAGTGTTCAAGGCGAGGCGTATGCAATTAATAATATTGGAAATGTTTATTTAAAGTTGATGCAGTTTGATCTTGCTTTAGAGAATTATAATGAATCAAAAAAAATATTTCAGGAAAGTGGCTATAAGCAAGGTGTTGCAATTACTCTTAATAATATTGGGATGACCTATGAGGAAAGTGGTGATAATATTAAAGCGATTAGGTTTTATGAAGAGTCAATCAGAATAAAAAAGGATATTGGCGATCAGGTCGGAGTTTCAAAAACTTATGGAGTAATTGCCGATTTACTTATTAAAGAAGGTGAATATAATCAGGCAATTTCAAGAATAGAAAAAAGTCAACAAATTGCAATAGCAATTCATCTTCAAACACAAATAAAAGATAATTACCGCACATTGTCAAAAGCATTTAAAAAGCTTGGAGATAATGAAAAGGCGCTATATTATTACGAAAAATTCTTTGCTTTAAACGATTCGCTTTTTAACGAGGAGACACAAAAACAATTTGCAGAAATGCAGACCCGTTTTGAGACAAACCAAAAGCAAAAGGAGATTGAATTACTCCACAAAGAAAAGACATTAAAGAATATTGAATTAAGTCAGAAAAATGAAATACTTACTAAACAAAAGACAATAATTTTATCAGTTGTATTTGTTTTAATTCTAGTAATTATTTTTTCATTTGTTATTTATCGGCAATTCAGACAAAAGAAAATTGCAAATGAAATACTGAAACAGCAAAAGGAGGAAATTTCGGCACAACGTGATGAGATTTCAACGCAGCGAGACCAGATTGAAATACATCGCGATGAAATAAGCGTTATAAATAAAGATTTAACTGCAAGTATAAGATATGCATTAAGAATTCAACAGGCGTTATTACCGGATGAGGTTACAATTAACAAAATGTTTGGTGAACATTTTCTTATTTATTTGCCAAAAGATATTGTTAGTGGTGATTTTTATTGGACAAGTTCAAGATTGGAAACTGATGGTAGTACAACTATAATTATTGCCTGCGCTGATTGTACTGGACATGGTGTGCCAGGTGCATTTATGAGCATTGTTGCAATGAATTTACTGGAAAAAGCTGTGCATTCAGAAAAATTATTACATCCTTCTGAAGTGTTAAATTATATAACAAATGGTATTCATAAACTTCTGCGCCATTCTAATTCAAATTCTGATTTAAAAGACGGGATGGATATTGCACTGTGCAGCTTAAATCGTAATAATGGAAAACTTGAATATGCAGGAGCAAGAAATCCATTAGTGTATATTTCGGGAGGAAAGCTTTTTGAACTAAAAGGTAATAAGCATTTTATTGGCGATGCAATAGGGGTAAATAATTTTAAAGGATATACAAATCATCATGTAAATCTTAATAAAGATGATATTATTTATATGTTTACCGATGGTTATGCTGATCAGTTTGATGGAATAAATAGAAAAAAATACATGAATTCGCGATTAAAGGAATTACTTCATAAGAACAGCCATAAATCAATGGAAATTCAAGGTGAAATTATTCTTCGTACTCATTTTGAATGGAAACAAAATCAACCGCAGGTTGATGATATTTTGGTGTTGGGTATTAAAGTATAA
- a CDS encoding CoA-binding protein → MQNTINNFKNSKNIAIAGISRTKKTNIGNILLTELSKKGYNIYPINPNTNEIDGVKCYNKVNDLPSEVDSIIIATNQNLTDEIVYSVKNTNIKRVWMQKGSGKGSATPESIKFCKDNKIEYVYGICPMMAFGSGGHKFHYWVRKTLGRLPEELKK, encoded by the coding sequence ATGCAAAATACTATTAATAATTTTAAAAATTCAAAAAATATTGCAATTGCTGGTATCTCAAGAACTAAAAAAACTAACATTGGAAATATACTTCTTACAGAGTTATCAAAGAAAGGCTATAATATTTATCCTATCAACCCTAACACAAATGAAATTGATGGTGTAAAATGTTATAATAAAGTAAATGACCTTCCATCTGAAGTTGATTCAATTATAATTGCCACCAACCAAAATCTCACAGATGAAATTGTTTATTCAGTAAAAAACACTAATATTAAAAGGGTATGGATGCAGAAAGGCTCGGGCAAAGGCTCGGCTACTCCTGAATCTATTAAGTTTTGCAAAGATAATAAGATAGAATATGTTTATGGTATTTGTCCGATGATGGCATTCGGCTCGGGTGGACATAAATTTCATTACTGGGTTAGAAAAACTTTAGGCAGATTACCTGAAGAATTAAAAAAATAA
- a CDS encoding PAS domain S-box protein, translating to MQSLIYYASFGIIFNILQQPQLPMCKELSINELKLSEEKFRLLSETSKDIIISYGFDGKLTYINKAGIEFTGINIENYKEHNLLEFIPIESHETIKKNITERIEGFLDRRLFEIDLLNYKRERHTFEINSSPILNNGKIIGFLSSGRDITERKKAEEQILISHKTYQGILDSISEAVYILDETGTFLEVNKTAEKMYGYSKDFFIGKTPEFVSAPGKNDLKKVSEALIKAFNGEPQSFEFWGLKNDGSIFPKEVNCTSGNFFGKKVIISVARDITEQKKAKDELKRTQEQYFQLVENAVDAIFHGDPTGNFIGVNPRACEMTGYSKDELLKMNMKQLFTAEEASLKPLRYDLLTQGQIVRTERRLTRKDGTLLPIEMNTKMMPDKTYQSFFRDFSERKQMEEELIKAKEKAEENEKLKSAFLANMSHEIRTPMNGIIGFAKLLKKENITSEQRVKYIEIINTSGSHLLNLINDIIDISKIDAKQMIIHESKININKLIKELYSIYHSQLITKCKTQIQLKSTTCLTDNNAFIFTDETRLRQILTNLLSNATKFTETGSIEFGYTLKNNELLFHVKDTGIGIQEEKKHMVFERFIQGAGNIEKLYGGAGLGLAISKACAELLGGKIWLDSSTDKGTTFYFSMPYKISSNENPEEISINIKNSNFNNYTILIVEDDLTNLTYLKELFEPFNINLIETNNGKDAIDIVKHNPHIDIILMDVQLPEINGYDAMKQIKEFNPDIPVIIQTAFAFESDKQKSINAGSDGYISKPIDSEKLFTLIKKLKK from the coding sequence TTGCAAAGTTTAATTTACTATGCTTCATTCGGAATAATATTTAACATTTTACAACAGCCTCAGCTACCCATGTGCAAAGAACTATCTATTAATGAATTAAAACTCAGTGAAGAAAAATTCAGATTGCTTTCCGAAACTTCAAAAGACATAATAATAAGCTATGGATTTGATGGGAAATTAACATATATAAACAAAGCCGGGATTGAATTTACAGGAATTAATATTGAAAATTATAAGGAACATAATTTATTAGAATTTATTCCTATTGAAAGTCATGAAACAATTAAAAAAAATATAACTGAAAGAATTGAAGGCTTTCTTGACAGAAGATTATTTGAAATTGACTTATTAAATTATAAAAGAGAAAGGCATACTTTTGAAATTAATTCATCCCCAATTCTTAATAACGGTAAAATTATTGGCTTCCTTTCTTCAGGAAGAGATATAACTGAGAGAAAAAAAGCCGAAGAACAAATACTTATTTCCCATAAAACTTATCAGGGAATTTTAGATAGTATTTCTGAAGCTGTATATATTCTAGATGAAACCGGAACATTTTTAGAAGTAAATAAAACTGCCGAAAAAATGTATGGTTATTCTAAAGATTTTTTTATTGGAAAAACACCAGAATTTGTATCAGCTCCCGGAAAAAATGATTTGAAAAAAGTTTCTGAAGCTTTAATAAAAGCTTTTAATGGTGAACCACAATCATTCGAGTTTTGGGGACTAAAAAATGATGGGAGCATTTTCCCAAAAGAAGTAAATTGCACTTCTGGCAATTTTTTTGGTAAAAAAGTTATCATCTCTGTTGCCAGAGATATTACTGAACAAAAAAAAGCTAAGGATGAATTAAAAAGAACTCAGGAACAATATTTTCAGCTTGTAGAAAATGCAGTAGATGCAATTTTTCATGGCGATCCAACTGGTAATTTTATTGGAGTAAATCCACGTGCATGCGAAATGACAGGCTACTCAAAAGATGAATTGCTTAAAATGAACATGAAACAACTTTTCACTGCAGAAGAAGCAAGTTTAAAGCCACTAAGGTATGACCTGTTAACACAAGGGCAAATTGTTAGAACAGAAAGAAGATTAACCAGAAAAGACGGAACTCTACTTCCAATTGAAATGAATACGAAAATGATGCCCGATAAAACTTATCAATCATTTTTTCGTGATTTCTCCGAACGCAAACAAATGGAAGAAGAACTTATAAAAGCTAAAGAAAAAGCAGAAGAAAATGAGAAACTAAAATCTGCATTTCTTGCTAATATGAGCCACGAAATAAGAACACCAATGAATGGCATTATTGGTTTTGCAAAACTTCTCAAAAAAGAGAATATAACTTCAGAACAAAGAGTAAAATATATTGAAATAATAAATACAAGTGGCAGCCATTTATTAAATCTTATAAATGACATTATTGATATTTCAAAAATTGATGCAAAACAAATGATAATTCATGAATCTAAAATTAATATTAACAAACTAATTAAAGAACTTTATTCGATATATCATTCTCAATTAATCACAAAGTGCAAAACACAAATACAACTAAAATCTACAACTTGCCTTACAGATAATAATGCATTTATTTTTACCGATGAAACCAGATTAAGACAAATATTAACCAATTTATTAAGCAACGCAACAAAATTTACAGAAACCGGATCTATTGAGTTTGGTTATACTTTAAAAAACAATGAACTTCTTTTTCATGTAAAAGATACTGGTATTGGAATTCAGGAAGAAAAAAAACATATGGTTTTTGAAAGATTTATTCAAGGTGCAGGAAATATCGAAAAATTATATGGTGGTGCTGGACTCGGATTGGCAATTTCAAAAGCATGTGCCGAATTATTAGGTGGAAAGATATGGCTTGATTCCTCAACTGACAAAGGAACTACATTCTATTTTTCGATGCCATACAAAATTTCTTCAAATGAAAATCCAGAAGAAATATCAATAAATATCAAGAACTCTAATTTCAATAACTATACTATCTTAATTGTTGAAGATGACCTAACCAACCTTACTTATCTAAAAGAACTTTTTGAGCCTTTCAATATTAACCTAATTGAAACAAATAATGGGAAAGACGCTATAGATATAGTAAAACATAATCCTCATATTGACATCATCCTTATGGATGTTCAGCTACCTGAAATTAACGGCTATGATGCGATGAAACAGATAAAAGAATTTAATCCTGATATTCCGGTAATAATTCAGACTGCTTTTGCCTTTGAGTCCGACAAGCAAAAAAGTATTAATGCTGGTAGTGACGGTTATATTTCTAAGCCAATTGATTCTGAGAAATTATTCACACTTATTAAGAAATTAAAGAAATAA